The following proteins are encoded in a genomic region of Xenopus laevis strain J_2021 chromosome 3L, Xenopus_laevis_v10.1, whole genome shotgun sequence:
- the ddx56.L gene encoding DEAD-box helicase 56 L homeolog (The RefSeq protein has 1 substitution compared to this genomic sequence) — MAALQFHELGLDDRLLKSIADLGWAKPTLIQEKAIPLALEGKDLLARARTGSGKTASYSIPIIQNLLQAKMMVSEQAIRVIILVPTKELGQQVQQMIRQLTVYCARDIKVADISGQADISAQRPILMEKPDIVVGTPSRVLTHITQQTICVRDTLQALVIDEADLIFSFGFEEDLKNLLCQLPKIFQSFLMSATFSEDVQALKELVLHNPVTLKLEESQLPDSSQLTQYHIQCEEEDKFLLLYTLLKLSLVRGKTIIFVNEVDRSYRLKLFLEQFSIPACVLNSELPIHSRCHIISQFNQGFYDYIIATDEQSLADPSVKGRRGEGKKKGGRGQKGQDKEYGVSRGIDFQNVSTVLNFDFPQSVDSYIHRAGRTARANNPGVALTFVAHTELPLLAGVEEALGGGVPDEYVLKPYRFCMEEVEGFRYRCRDAMRSVTKQAIKEARLKEIKEELLNSEKLKTYFEDNPRDFQLLRHDKPLHPAIVKPHLKNVPDYLIPPTLRAVADLHNRKRKRKRPNAVSSGFQGTRSKFQRGQNPLRSFKYAKSKSKRKPE; from the exons ATGGCTGCTTTGCAGTTCCACGAACTGGGACTAGACGACCGTCTCCTGAAG TCAATAGCAGATTTAGGATGGGCCAAGCCAACTTTGATCCAGGAGAAAGCCATACCATTGGCACTGGAGGGGAAGGACCTGCTTGCTCGTGCCAGGACAGGTTCAGGGAAGACGGCCTCCTATTCTattcctattatccagaatctccTTCAGGCAAAAATG ATGGTATCAGAACAGGCCATTCGGGTTATAATTTTGGTTCCCACCAAAGAGCTTGGTCAGCAGGTTCAGCAAATGATCCGACAGCTAACTGTGTATTGCGCACGGGATATTAAAGTTGCTGATATCTCTGGCCAAGCAGACATTTCTGCTCAGAG ACCTATCCTGATGGAGAAACCCGACATTGTAGTCGGGACTCCCTCCAGAGTGCTGACCCACATAACACAGCAGACGATCTGCGTACGGGATACTTTGCAGGCGCTGGTGATAGACGAGGCTGATCTTATCTTTTCTTTTGGCTTTGAGGAGGATTTAAAAAACTTACTTTG CCAGCTTCCGAAGATATTCCAGTCCTTCCTTATGTCTGCTACATTCAGCGAGGATGTTCAGGCCCTAAAAGAACTTGTCCTGCACAATCCT GTGACCCTTAAACTGGAGGAGTCCCAGCTCCCTGATTCGTCTCAGCTTACTCAGTACCACATCCAGTGTGAGGAAGAGGACAAGTTCTTGCTGCTCTACACTTTGCTGAAACTCTCTCTTGTTCGAGGGAAAACCATTATCTTTGTGAATGAGGTTGATAGGAGCTATCGCCTCAAGCTCTTCCTGGAGCAGTTCAGTATCCCAGCCTGTGTCCTCAACTCTGAGCTCCCAATCCATTCACG GTGTCACATCATCAGTCAGTTTAACCAGGGATTCTACGATTACATTATTGCCACTGATGAACAATCCCTTGCAGATCCCTCTGTGAAAGGAAGGAGGGGAGAGGGGAAGAAGAAAGGAGGAAGAGGACAAAA AGGCCAAGATAAGGAGTACGGCGTATCCCGGGGCATTGATTTCCAGAATGTGTCCACAGTACTAAACTTTGATTTCCCCCAGTCTGTTGATTCCTATATACATCGTGCAGGCAG AACTGCTCGTGCTAACAATCCTGGAGTAGCTCTTACTTTTGTGGCACACACCGAGCTCCCCCTTCTGGCTGGGGTTGAGGAGGCACTAGGTGGTG gtGTGCCTGATGAATATGTACTGAAGCCATATCGTTTTTGCATGGAGGAGGTTGAGGGCTTTCGTTACCGTTGCCGG GATGCAATGAGGTCAGTAACCAAACAAGCCATTAAAGAAGCCCGACTAAAAGAGATAAAAGAGGAGCTGCTCAACTCGGAAAAACTTAAG ACTTATTTTGAGGATAACCCCCGAGATTTCCAACTTTTGCGACATGATAAGCCCTTGCACCCTGCAATTGTCAAACCACATCTCAAGAATGTCCCAGACTACCTCA TTCCCCCAACCCTGCGTGCAGTTGCTGATCTCCATAACaggaaaagaaagaggaaaaggCCTAATGCTGGAAGCTCTGGATTCCAGGGCACAAGGTCAAAG TTCCAAAGGGGACAGAACCCACTGCGTAGCTTTAAATATGCAAAGAGCAAAAGTAAGAGAAAACCTGAGTAA